A single window of Chloracidobacterium sp. DNA harbors:
- a CDS encoding DNA/RNA non-specific endonuclease, whose product MKKYLLGLFVLSLAVAGVFVSYKTTAESVTVMPSPNIVISQLQPGTTAVPNDEFIELHNIGAAPVDLNGYTLVYRSSSGSNDVGPMAAWNQSTIVLPGQYYLVASTSYTGTATPDLTYNPTTCSCSLSATAGGMAIRQGAVNSGAVIDAIGWGAASNIFFENTRTAAPGSGNSQARLNQGCQDTDNNANDFAVQVSSGRNMATPLFACSGGGTTLFAALTANPATVIPGGSTLLTVTVIPATTPPSTGITVVGNLTAIGGSATQTFYDDGTNGDETSGDNIYSVFASIPVDATGGVKVVTALASDAEARTVSLTQNITVSAPLPDEDPLIFGNPSNATGSIANETNYLMQKPQYSLSYHRTNGRPNWVAWRLDSSWIGGASRQDDYRADPALPAGWYQVQDNDYSGSGYDRGHMCPSGDRTRSIADNSATFLMTNFVPQLGANNQGPWNDFENYCRTLASQGNEIYIITGPSGNIGTIAAGHVVIPAVTWKVVLVLPNGSNDLSRVSRATRAFGIIVSNQPPITSTAWRNYRVTVDQVENLTGYNFFSNIPKITQELIERKRDKQ is encoded by the coding sequence ATGAAGAAGTATCTATTGGGTTTATTCGTATTGTCGCTCGCCGTTGCGGGAGTTTTCGTTTCGTACAAAACCACTGCGGAATCGGTCACGGTAATGCCGTCGCCGAACATCGTTATCAGCCAACTCCAACCGGGTACAACGGCAGTACCGAATGACGAGTTTATCGAGCTACACAATATCGGAGCGGCGCCCGTCGATCTCAATGGATACACGCTGGTCTATCGTTCATCGTCGGGCTCGAACGATGTCGGCCCGATGGCGGCGTGGAATCAGTCGACGATCGTTCTGCCGGGACAATATTACCTGGTAGCATCGACGTCCTATACGGGAACAGCGACGCCGGATCTGACGTACAATCCGACGACCTGCTCGTGCTCACTTTCGGCGACCGCGGGCGGTATGGCGATCCGACAGGGTGCGGTCAACTCCGGTGCTGTCATCGACGCGATCGGTTGGGGAGCGGCGAGCAATATCTTTTTTGAAAATACGCGGACTGCCGCCCCGGGCAGCGGTAACAGTCAGGCGAGGCTCAATCAGGGCTGTCAGGACACCGACAACAACGCAAATGATTTTGCCGTTCAGGTGTCTTCCGGTCGTAATATGGCGACACCGCTATTCGCCTGTAGCGGCGGCGGCACGACGCTCTTTGCGGCTCTGACCGCTAATCCGGCGACGGTCATTCCGGGCGGATCGACCCTGTTGACCGTCACGGTCATTCCGGCGACAACGCCGCCGAGTACGGGCATAACCGTGGTCGGTAACCTCACGGCGATCGGCGGATCAGCCACCCAGACGTTTTATGACGACGGCACCAATGGCGACGAGACGTCCGGCGACAACATCTATTCGGTATTCGCATCTATCCCGGTCGATGCGACGGGCGGCGTCAAGGTCGTCACCGCTCTTGCATCGGATGCAGAAGCCCGTACCGTTTCGCTTACCCAAAATATCACCGTCAGTGCACCGCTGCCGGACGAAGATCCGCTCATCTTTGGCAATCCGAGCAACGCAACCGGCAGTATCGCCAACGAGACCAACTATCTGATGCAGAAGCCGCAGTATTCGCTCTCGTATCATCGGACAAACGGTCGTCCGAACTGGGTCGCGTGGCGGCTCGACAGTTCGTGGATCGGGGGAGCATCGCGACAGGACGATTACCGTGCAGATCCCGCATTGCCGGCGGGTTGGTATCAGGTCCAGGACAATGATTATTCGGGGTCCGGTTACGACCGCGGCCATATGTGCCCGTCGGGCGACCGCACGCGTTCGATCGCGGACAATTCGGCGACGTTCCTGATGACCAATTTCGTACCGCAACTCGGTGCCAACAATCAGGGCCCTTGGAATGATTTTGAAAATTATTGCAGAACGCTGGCATCACAGGGCAACGAGATCTACATCATAACCGGGCCGTCGGGGAATATCGGCACGATCGCCGCGGGCCACGTCGTAATTCCGGCCGTCACTTGGAAAGTAGTGCTGGTGCTGCCAAATGGATCCAACGACCTTTCACGCGTATCGCGTGCGACGCGGGCATTTGGCATCATTGTTTCAAATCAGCCGCCGATCACGAGCACCGCGTGGCGCAATTACCGCGTTACGGTCGATCAGGTCGAAAATCTGACGGGATATAATTTCTTTTCAAATATCCCGAAGATCACGCAGGAACTTATTGAACGCAAACGAGATAAGCAGTAA
- a CDS encoding class I SAM-dependent methyltransferase — protein sequence MLNIREAFGDIDIYLFDQIQKGRFTPGMKVLDAGCGGGRNVVWLMRNGFDVSAVDINEGAVCDVRNLAKDLAPALSPDNFRQATLESIPFPDESFDRIICNAVLHFAKDRSQFDQMLAEMWSKLKPGGIFFARLASSIGIEDLLVPTANGRYLMPDGTERFIVDEQMLRDCTLSLGGDFLEPIKTTNVENLRCMTTWVLIKPAGDHGLTVAASIEK from the coding sequence ATGCTAAATATCCGAGAAGCCTTTGGCGACATCGACATATATCTCTTTGACCAGATCCAAAAGGGTAGATTTACGCCGGGGATGAAGGTCCTCGACGCGGGTTGCGGCGGAGGGCGAAACGTCGTGTGGCTGATGCGGAACGGATTTGACGTCTCGGCGGTCGATATTAACGAGGGTGCGGTTTGCGACGTCCGAAACCTGGCCAAGGATCTGGCGCCCGCACTATCGCCTGATAATTTCCGGCAAGCCACGCTCGAATCGATCCCGTTTCCGGATGAGAGTTTCGACCGGATCATCTGCAACGCGGTTTTGCATTTTGCCAAGGATCGCAGCCAATTTGACCAAATGCTGGCTGAAATGTGGAGTAAGCTCAAACCCGGCGGGATATTTTTTGCTCGGCTCGCATCCTCGATCGGGATCGAGGACCTGCTTGTCCCCACGGCCAACGGGCGCTATCTGATGCCGGACGGCACAGAGCGATTTATTGTCGATGAGCAGATGCTCAGGGACTGCACCCTGAGCCTCGGCGGCGACTTTCTGGAGCCGATCAAGACCACCAATGTTGAGAATCTACGCTGTATGACGACGTGGGTGCTGATCAAGCCCGCCGGCGATCACGGCTTGACGGTGGCGGCGTCTATTGAGAAATAG
- the cas2 gene encoding CRISPR-associated endonuclease Cas2, which yields MNFFGGLDTVWMVVMFDLPTDTKLARKRYAIFRKSLLKDGFTMMQFSVYGRHCASDENADVHEKRVTWALPEKGNVRILRVTEKQFARMKTFYGKMPRKTEEPPLQLSFF from the coding sequence ATGAATTTTTTTGGAGGGCTTGACACAGTGTGGATGGTTGTAATGTTTGATCTGCCGACCGATACCAAGCTTGCGCGAAAGCGGTATGCAATTTTTCGCAAGTCTCTGCTCAAGGACGGGTTTACGATGATGCAATTCTCGGTTTACGGTCGACATTGTGCCAGCGACGAAAACGCCGATGTCCACGAAAAGCGGGTGACGTGGGCGTTGCCGGAGAAAGGAAATGTCCGTATACTTAGAGTTACCGAAAAGCAGTTTGCCCGAATGAAGACATTTTATGGAAAAATGCCCCGCAAAACCGAAGAACCGCCGCTTCAACTCAGTTTTTTCTGA